The Aedes aegypti strain LVP_AGWG chromosome 3, AaegL5.0 Primary Assembly, whole genome shotgun sequence genome contains a region encoding:
- the LOC110678451 gene encoding zinc finger protein 239-like translates to MDCCRVCLVDEADVFLSLFSKSDQISISEMINELTGLKILKGDGLPRFICKECSEDIKKCYRVRLKCLESDQQLRSTLEQTHKRMKMVEFYLQKEIQKGESAGAEKMTDDISPEVLKNVICDDKLMKMLPSEDEPKNLAVGSDSLIITTVPPVSENVQVALNQVIIKQESNVDLLVENVSQDDEDVNEEVVEEEEEEEERNSYIEEETLEENVSSEKLPNEECITSNQNVVEEELEYSEVYLEMNDESPEGEHYTITTEEEGNVEQVTIVDKVDSDCSQEEDSGKFICCGCKMQFSSNEELLQHSADEHEKMRLKRSAKPFECNICFKRFLSEARLILHQSYVYREKNHVCDKCSSRFTCRGSLLNHMKTHADRTYFCEDCDKSFHTSSTLKSHRLLHSESKQFKCPAEDCDKSFLRKSDLHIHLVSHSDERPFECEICSSRFKSKAHLVHHGKVHTKEKPYKCNKCDKAFGTYSARKFHQLAHEGIHPYKCSYCDKIYQRNTKLQVHIRRIHTGERPFACDMCEDERFYQNWELTAHKRKVHNLEVTNQQHGQKVEPDDDEEDAEMGEEEGMEEQFEYESKAKRLKSSPK, encoded by the exons ATGGATTGCTGCCGGGTTTGCTTGGTAGACGAAGCTGACGTATTCCTGTCGCTATTTTCCAAGTCCGACCAAATCTCGATCTCGGAAATGATCAATGAGCTGACCGGATTGAAG attttGAAAGGCGACGGTCTTCCTCGGTTCATTTGCAAGGAGTGTTCGGAAGACATTAAGAAATGCTACAGGGTACGGCTCAAGTGCTTGGAATCCGACCAACAGCTACGCAGTACTCTAGAGCAAACGCATAAAAG AATGAAAATGGTGGAATTCTATCTCCAGAAAGAGATACAAAAAGGGGAATCAGCTGGAGCGGAAAAAATGACCGATGATATATCTCCTGaggttttgaaaaatgtcatatgCGATGACAAACTGATGAAAATGCTACCTTCTGAAGATGAACCGAAGAATCTTGCTGTGGGGTCCGACTCACTGATCATTACAACTGTGCCACCAGTTTCTGAAAATGTGCAGGTGGCTCTAAATCAAGTTATCATTAAACAAGAAAGCAACGTCGATTTGTTAGTCGAAAACGTATCTCAGGACGATGAGGATGTCAATGAAGAAgtagtagaagaagaagaggaagaggaAGAAAGAAACTCGTACATTGAGGAAGAAACATTGgaggaaaatgtttcatcagagAAGCTACCAAATGAGGAGTGTATCACTTCGAATCAGAACGTGGTTGAAGAAGAACTTGAATATTCCGAAGTATATTTGGAAATGAATGACGAAAGTCCTGAAGGAGAACATTACACCATTACAACAGAGGAGGAAGGTAATGTAGAACAGGTAACCATTGTTGATAAAGTTGATTCAGATTGCTCCCAAGAGGAAGATTCCGGTAAATTTATTTGCTGCGGCTGTAAAATGCAATTTAGTTCAAACGAAGAACTATTGCAGCACTCAGCAGATGAGCATGAAAAAATGAGACTGAAGCGTAGTGCAAAACCGTTTGAGTGCAACATATGTTTCAAACGATTTCTCAGCGAGGCTCGATTGATTCTCCATCAGTCTTATGTGTATCGGGAGAAAAATCACGTTTGCGACAAGTGTAGCTCTCGTTTCACGTGTCGCGGTTCGTTACTAAACCATATGAAAACACATGCTGATCGGACTTACTTTTGTGAAGATTGTGATAAATCTTTCCACACAAGTAGCACATTGAAGTCTCATCGTCTGCTGCACTCTGAGTCGAAGCAGTTCAAATGTCCTGCAGAAGATTGCGATAAAAGTTTCCTCAGAAAATCTGACCTGCATATCCATCTCGTATCACATTCCGACGAACGCCCCTTCGAATGTGAAATATGTTCTAGCCGTTTCAAGTCGAAAGCTCACTTAGTGCACCACGGTAAGGTTCATACCAAAGAGAAGCCATACAAATGTAACAAGTGTGACAAAGCCTTCGGAACATACTCGGCGCGCAAGTTCCACCAGCTGGCTCACGAGGGAATCCATCCATACAAATGCAGCTATTGCGATAAGATTTATCAGCGCAATACGAAACTGCAGGTTCACATTCGTCGTATCCATACCGGTGAGCGTCCCTTTGCGTGCGATATGTGCGAAGATGAACGATTCTATCAGAACTGGGAGCTAACTGCCCACAAAAGAAAGGTTCATAATTTGGAAGTGACCAATCAACAGCATGGACAGAAGGTGGAACCAGACGATGATGAGGAGGATGCAGAAATGGGCGAGGAAGAGGGCATGGAGGAACAATTTGAGTATGAATCGAAAGCAAAACGATTAAAATCCTCTCCAAAGTAA